A stretch of the Hippocampus zosterae strain Florida chromosome 16, ASM2543408v3, whole genome shotgun sequence genome encodes the following:
- the LOC127588052 gene encoding carotenoid-cleaving dioxygenase, mitochondrial-like isoform X33: MAPVSKAEDAQNEVKKGEEDKKGEEKKGEKKKGEEKKVEEKKAEVKKGEEKKGKEEKGEEKKVEEKKAEEKKGEEKKGEKKKGEEKKGNTTELKGLESLAPLVRSVEETPDAIHAEVQGTIPHWINGSLLRNGPAKFEFGDTSFNHWFDGMAMLHKFKMEKGQVTYTSRFLRSEAYKKNSERDRIMVSEFGTVAMPDPCQNIFQRFFSRFEMIKPTDNANVNFMKYKGDYYVSTETNLIHKVNPENLETLQQVDWSTFVAVNGATAHPHYDPDGTCFNMGNSYEGKGTTYNIIRVPPGKSNDYDTLQGASILCSIAPSNKSHPSYYHSFAMSENYVVFIEQPIKIDLVKIVTCKLRGKAFSDAVYWDPKQDTILHLIDKKTGEASPVKYYAKAFSNFHQINAFEESGFLILDLCCADDGKALDIYTLQNLRKSGEALDKLYNNMSKVFPRRFVLPLQVSDDTPIDKNLNTRPSSKATCVKKSKTRVFCQSEDLHGDDLYQYGGLEFPHINYKRYNTRPYRYFYGCGFKHLFGDSLLKMDLNDRTLKVWYQKGLFPSEPVFVPSPNAVEEDDGVILSVVLCPSQDKATFLLVLNAKTFEELGRANVPVNMPYGFHGVFNASVQ; this comes from the exons AAGATGCCCAAAATGAGGTGAAGAAAGGTGAGGAGGACAAAAAAGGTGAGGAGAAGAAGGGTGAGAAGAAGAAAGGTGAGGAAAAGAAAGTTGAGGAGAAGAAAGCTGAGGTGAAGAAGGGTGAGGAGAAGAAGGGTAAGGAGGAGAAGGGTGAGGAAAAGAAAGTTGAGGAGAAGAAAGCTGAGGAGAAGAAGGGTGAGGAGAAGAAG GGTGAGAAGAAGAAAGGTGAGGAGAAGAAAG GTAACACGACAGAATTGAAAGGTTTGGAGAGCCTCGCTCCCCTGGTCCGCTCTGTCGAGGAGACCCCCGATGCGATCCATGCTGAGGTACAAGGGACCATTCCCCACTGGATCAATGGCAGCCTGCTCCGAAACGGCCCGGCAAAGTTTGAGTTTGGAGACACTTC CTTCAACCACTGGTTTGATGGGATGGCCATGCTCCACAAATTCAAGATGGAGAAAGGCCAGGTGACATACACCAGTCGCTTCCTGCGCAGCGAAGCCTACAAGAAGAATAGCGAGCGGGACCGTATCATGGTGTCAGAATTTGGTACCGTGGCGATGCCCGACCCTTGTCAAAACATCTTCCAGCGATTCTTCTCTCGCTTTGAGATGATAA AGCCCACAGACAACGCAAATGTCAACTTTATGAAATACAAAGGAGACTACTATGTCAGCACAGAGACCAACCTGATCCACAAGGTGAACCCAGAGAACCTGGAAACACTCCAACAG GTAGATTGGAGCACGTTTGTTGCCGTTAATGGAGCGACGGCCCACCCTCACTACGACCCTGATGGCACCTGCTTCAATATGGGCAACTCCTATGAGGGCAAAG GAACCACGTACAACATCATCCGCGTACCTCCTGGGAAGTCGAACGACTACGACACCCTGCAAGGTGCCAGCATTCTCTGTTCCATCGCGCCTTCGAACAAGTCCCACCCCTCCTACTACCACAGCTTTG CCATGTCGGAGAACTACGTGGTGTTCATTGAGCAGCCGATTAAAATAGACCTGGTGAAGATAGTCACATGTAAGTTGCGGGGAAAAGCGTTCAGCGACGCTGTTTACTGGGACCCCAAGCAAGACACCATCCTGCATCTTATCGACAAGAAAACGGGAGAG GCCAGCCCAGTGAAGTACTACGCCAAAGCTTTCTCCAACTTCCATCAAATCAACGCCTTTGAAGAGTCCGGATTCTTGATTTTGGACCTCTGTTGCGCTGACGACGGCAAAGCCCTTGACATTTACACCCTTCAAAATTTACGCAAGTCGGGAGAAGCACTGGATAAG CTGTACAACAACATGAGCAAGGTTTTCCCTCGCCGCTTTGTTTTGCCCCTCCAAGTGAGCGATGACACGCCGATCGATAAAAACCTGAACACTCGGCCTTCCAGTAAAGCAACATGTGTCAAAAAGAGCAAGACAAGG GTGTTCTGCCAATCCGAGGATCTCCATGGCGATGACCTCTACCAATACGGTGGCCTGGAATTCCCTCACATCAACTACAAGCGATACAACACGAGGCCTTATCGGTATTTCTACGGCTGTGGTTTCAAACACTTGTTTGGAGACTCGCTTCTCAAGATGGACCTCAACGACAGGACGCTGAAG GTGTGGTACCAGAAGGGCCTCTTTCCATCGGAGCCGGTTTTTGTGCCCTCACCAAACGCCGTGGAGGAGGATGATGGCGTCATCCTCTCCGTGGTTCTGTGCCCTTCGCAG GATAAAGCCACATTCCTCCTGGTTTTGAACGCCAAGACGTTTGAGGAGTTGGGAAGAGCCAACGTGCCCGTCAACATGCCCTACGGCTTCCACGGTGTCTTCAACGCATCTGTTCAATGA
- the LOC127588052 gene encoding carotenoid-cleaving dioxygenase, mitochondrial-like isoform X18: protein MAPVSKAEDAQNEVKKGEEDKKGEEKKGEKKKGEEKKVEEKKAEVKKGEEKKGKEEKGEEKKVEEKKAEEKKGEEKKVEEKKGEKKKGEKKKGEGKKGEVKKGEEEKGEEEKGEVKKGEEKKVEEKKGEKKKGEKKKGEGKKVEEKKGEKKKGEEKKGNTTELKGLESLAPLVRSVEETPDAIHAEVQGTIPHWINGSLLRNGPAKFEFGDTSFNHWFDGMAMLHKFKMEKGQVTYTSRFLRSEAYKKNSERDRIMVSEFGTVAMPDPCQNIFQRFFSRFEMIKPTDNANVNFMKYKGDYYVSTETNLIHKVNPENLETLQQVDWSTFVAVNGATAHPHYDPDGTCFNMGNSYEGKGTTYNIIRVPPGKSNDYDTLQGASILCSIAPSNKSHPSYYHSFAMSENYVVFIEQPIKIDLVKIVTCKLRGKAFSDAVYWDPKQDTILHLIDKKTGEASPVKYYAKAFSNFHQINAFEESGFLILDLCCADDGKALDIYTLQNLRKSGEALDKLYNNMSKVFPRRFVLPLQVSDDTPIDKNLNTRPSSKATCVKKSKTRVFCQSEDLHGDDLYQYGGLEFPHINYKRYNTRPYRYFYGCGFKHLFGDSLLKMDLNDRTLKVWYQKGLFPSEPVFVPSPNAVEEDDGVILSVVLCPSQDKATFLLVLNAKTFEELGRANVPVNMPYGFHGVFNASVQ from the exons AAGATGCCCAAAATGAGGTGAAGAAAGGTGAGGAGGACAAAAAAGGTGAGGAGAAGAAGGGTGAGAAGAAGAAAGGTGAGGAAAAGAAAGTTGAGGAGAAGAAAGCTGAGGTGAAGAAGGGTGAGGAGAAGAAGGGTAAGGAGGAGAAGGGTGAGGAAAAGAAAGTTGAGGAGAAGAAAGCTGAGGAGAAGAAGGGTGAGGAGAAGAAGGTTGAGGAGAAGAAGGGTGAGAAGAAGAAGGGTGAGAAGAAGAAAGGTGAGGGAAAGAAA GGTGAGGTGAAGAAGGGTGAGGAGGAGAAGGGTGAGGAGGAGAAGGGTGAGGTGAAGAAGGGTGAGGAGAAGAAGGTTGAGGAGAAGAAGGGTGAGAAGAAGAAGGGTGAGAAGAAGAAAGGTGAGGGAAAGAAA GTTGAGGAGAAGAAGGGTGAGAAGAAGAAAG GTGAGGAGAAGAAAGGTAACACGACAGAATTGAAAGGTTTGGAGAGCCTCGCTCCCCTGGTCCGCTCTGTCGAGGAGACCCCCGATGCGATCCATGCTGAGGTACAAGGGACCATTCCCCACTGGATCAATGGCAGCCTGCTCCGAAACGGCCCGGCAAAGTTTGAGTTTGGAGACACTTC CTTCAACCACTGGTTTGATGGGATGGCCATGCTCCACAAATTCAAGATGGAGAAAGGCCAGGTGACATACACCAGTCGCTTCCTGCGCAGCGAAGCCTACAAGAAGAATAGCGAGCGGGACCGTATCATGGTGTCAGAATTTGGTACCGTGGCGATGCCCGACCCTTGTCAAAACATCTTCCAGCGATTCTTCTCTCGCTTTGAGATGATAA AGCCCACAGACAACGCAAATGTCAACTTTATGAAATACAAAGGAGACTACTATGTCAGCACAGAGACCAACCTGATCCACAAGGTGAACCCAGAGAACCTGGAAACACTCCAACAG GTAGATTGGAGCACGTTTGTTGCCGTTAATGGAGCGACGGCCCACCCTCACTACGACCCTGATGGCACCTGCTTCAATATGGGCAACTCCTATGAGGGCAAAG GAACCACGTACAACATCATCCGCGTACCTCCTGGGAAGTCGAACGACTACGACACCCTGCAAGGTGCCAGCATTCTCTGTTCCATCGCGCCTTCGAACAAGTCCCACCCCTCCTACTACCACAGCTTTG CCATGTCGGAGAACTACGTGGTGTTCATTGAGCAGCCGATTAAAATAGACCTGGTGAAGATAGTCACATGTAAGTTGCGGGGAAAAGCGTTCAGCGACGCTGTTTACTGGGACCCCAAGCAAGACACCATCCTGCATCTTATCGACAAGAAAACGGGAGAG GCCAGCCCAGTGAAGTACTACGCCAAAGCTTTCTCCAACTTCCATCAAATCAACGCCTTTGAAGAGTCCGGATTCTTGATTTTGGACCTCTGTTGCGCTGACGACGGCAAAGCCCTTGACATTTACACCCTTCAAAATTTACGCAAGTCGGGAGAAGCACTGGATAAG CTGTACAACAACATGAGCAAGGTTTTCCCTCGCCGCTTTGTTTTGCCCCTCCAAGTGAGCGATGACACGCCGATCGATAAAAACCTGAACACTCGGCCTTCCAGTAAAGCAACATGTGTCAAAAAGAGCAAGACAAGG GTGTTCTGCCAATCCGAGGATCTCCATGGCGATGACCTCTACCAATACGGTGGCCTGGAATTCCCTCACATCAACTACAAGCGATACAACACGAGGCCTTATCGGTATTTCTACGGCTGTGGTTTCAAACACTTGTTTGGAGACTCGCTTCTCAAGATGGACCTCAACGACAGGACGCTGAAG GTGTGGTACCAGAAGGGCCTCTTTCCATCGGAGCCGGTTTTTGTGCCCTCACCAAACGCCGTGGAGGAGGATGATGGCGTCATCCTCTCCGTGGTTCTGTGCCCTTCGCAG GATAAAGCCACATTCCTCCTGGTTTTGAACGCCAAGACGTTTGAGGAGTTGGGAAGAGCCAACGTGCCCGTCAACATGCCCTACGGCTTCCACGGTGTCTTCAACGCATCTGTTCAATGA
- the LOC127588052 gene encoding carotenoid-cleaving dioxygenase, mitochondrial-like isoform X21, translating into MAPVSKAEDAQNEVKKGEEDKKGEEKKGEKKKGEEKKVEEKKAEVKKGEEKKGKEEKGEEKKVEEKKAEEKKGEEKKVEEKKGEKKKGEKKKGEGKKGEVKKGEEEKGEEEKGEVKKGEEKKVEEKKGEKKKGEKKKGEGKKGEKKKGEEKKGNTTELKGLESLAPLVRSVEETPDAIHAEVQGTIPHWINGSLLRNGPAKFEFGDTSFNHWFDGMAMLHKFKMEKGQVTYTSRFLRSEAYKKNSERDRIMVSEFGTVAMPDPCQNIFQRFFSRFEMIKPTDNANVNFMKYKGDYYVSTETNLIHKVNPENLETLQQVDWSTFVAVNGATAHPHYDPDGTCFNMGNSYEGKGTTYNIIRVPPGKSNDYDTLQGASILCSIAPSNKSHPSYYHSFAMSENYVVFIEQPIKIDLVKIVTCKLRGKAFSDAVYWDPKQDTILHLIDKKTGEASPVKYYAKAFSNFHQINAFEESGFLILDLCCADDGKALDIYTLQNLRKSGEALDKLYNNMSKVFPRRFVLPLQVSDDTPIDKNLNTRPSSKATCVKKSKTRVFCQSEDLHGDDLYQYGGLEFPHINYKRYNTRPYRYFYGCGFKHLFGDSLLKMDLNDRTLKVWYQKGLFPSEPVFVPSPNAVEEDDGVILSVVLCPSQDKATFLLVLNAKTFEELGRANVPVNMPYGFHGVFNASVQ; encoded by the exons AAGATGCCCAAAATGAGGTGAAGAAAGGTGAGGAGGACAAAAAAGGTGAGGAGAAGAAGGGTGAGAAGAAGAAAGGTGAGGAAAAGAAAGTTGAGGAGAAGAAAGCTGAGGTGAAGAAGGGTGAGGAGAAGAAGGGTAAGGAGGAGAAGGGTGAGGAAAAGAAAGTTGAGGAGAAGAAAGCTGAGGAGAAGAAGGGTGAGGAGAAGAAGGTTGAGGAGAAGAAGGGTGAGAAGAAGAAGGGTGAGAAGAAGAAAGGTGAGGGAAAGAAA GGTGAGGTGAAGAAGGGTGAGGAGGAGAAGGGTGAGGAGGAGAAGGGTGAGGTGAAGAAGGGTGAGGAGAAGAAGGTTGAGGAGAAGAAGGGTGAGAAGAAGAAGGGTGAGAAGAAGAAAGGTGAGGGAAAGAAA GGTGAGAAGAAGAAAGGTGAGGAGAAGAAAG GTAACACGACAGAATTGAAAGGTTTGGAGAGCCTCGCTCCCCTGGTCCGCTCTGTCGAGGAGACCCCCGATGCGATCCATGCTGAGGTACAAGGGACCATTCCCCACTGGATCAATGGCAGCCTGCTCCGAAACGGCCCGGCAAAGTTTGAGTTTGGAGACACTTC CTTCAACCACTGGTTTGATGGGATGGCCATGCTCCACAAATTCAAGATGGAGAAAGGCCAGGTGACATACACCAGTCGCTTCCTGCGCAGCGAAGCCTACAAGAAGAATAGCGAGCGGGACCGTATCATGGTGTCAGAATTTGGTACCGTGGCGATGCCCGACCCTTGTCAAAACATCTTCCAGCGATTCTTCTCTCGCTTTGAGATGATAA AGCCCACAGACAACGCAAATGTCAACTTTATGAAATACAAAGGAGACTACTATGTCAGCACAGAGACCAACCTGATCCACAAGGTGAACCCAGAGAACCTGGAAACACTCCAACAG GTAGATTGGAGCACGTTTGTTGCCGTTAATGGAGCGACGGCCCACCCTCACTACGACCCTGATGGCACCTGCTTCAATATGGGCAACTCCTATGAGGGCAAAG GAACCACGTACAACATCATCCGCGTACCTCCTGGGAAGTCGAACGACTACGACACCCTGCAAGGTGCCAGCATTCTCTGTTCCATCGCGCCTTCGAACAAGTCCCACCCCTCCTACTACCACAGCTTTG CCATGTCGGAGAACTACGTGGTGTTCATTGAGCAGCCGATTAAAATAGACCTGGTGAAGATAGTCACATGTAAGTTGCGGGGAAAAGCGTTCAGCGACGCTGTTTACTGGGACCCCAAGCAAGACACCATCCTGCATCTTATCGACAAGAAAACGGGAGAG GCCAGCCCAGTGAAGTACTACGCCAAAGCTTTCTCCAACTTCCATCAAATCAACGCCTTTGAAGAGTCCGGATTCTTGATTTTGGACCTCTGTTGCGCTGACGACGGCAAAGCCCTTGACATTTACACCCTTCAAAATTTACGCAAGTCGGGAGAAGCACTGGATAAG CTGTACAACAACATGAGCAAGGTTTTCCCTCGCCGCTTTGTTTTGCCCCTCCAAGTGAGCGATGACACGCCGATCGATAAAAACCTGAACACTCGGCCTTCCAGTAAAGCAACATGTGTCAAAAAGAGCAAGACAAGG GTGTTCTGCCAATCCGAGGATCTCCATGGCGATGACCTCTACCAATACGGTGGCCTGGAATTCCCTCACATCAACTACAAGCGATACAACACGAGGCCTTATCGGTATTTCTACGGCTGTGGTTTCAAACACTTGTTTGGAGACTCGCTTCTCAAGATGGACCTCAACGACAGGACGCTGAAG GTGTGGTACCAGAAGGGCCTCTTTCCATCGGAGCCGGTTTTTGTGCCCTCACCAAACGCCGTGGAGGAGGATGATGGCGTCATCCTCTCCGTGGTTCTGTGCCCTTCGCAG GATAAAGCCACATTCCTCCTGGTTTTGAACGCCAAGACGTTTGAGGAGTTGGGAAGAGCCAACGTGCCCGTCAACATGCCCTACGGCTTCCACGGTGTCTTCAACGCATCTGTTCAATGA
- the LOC127588052 gene encoding carotenoid-cleaving dioxygenase, mitochondrial-like isoform X27, protein MAPVSKAEDAQNEVKKGEEDKKGEEKKGEKKKGEEKKVEEKKAEVKKGEEKKGKEEKGEEKKVEEKKAEEKKGEEKKVEEKKGEKKKGEKKKGEGKKGEKKKGEKKKGEEKKGNTTELKGLESLAPLVRSVEETPDAIHAEVQGTIPHWINGSLLRNGPAKFEFGDTSFNHWFDGMAMLHKFKMEKGQVTYTSRFLRSEAYKKNSERDRIMVSEFGTVAMPDPCQNIFQRFFSRFEMIKPTDNANVNFMKYKGDYYVSTETNLIHKVNPENLETLQQVDWSTFVAVNGATAHPHYDPDGTCFNMGNSYEGKGTTYNIIRVPPGKSNDYDTLQGASILCSIAPSNKSHPSYYHSFAMSENYVVFIEQPIKIDLVKIVTCKLRGKAFSDAVYWDPKQDTILHLIDKKTGEASPVKYYAKAFSNFHQINAFEESGFLILDLCCADDGKALDIYTLQNLRKSGEALDKLYNNMSKVFPRRFVLPLQVSDDTPIDKNLNTRPSSKATCVKKSKTRVFCQSEDLHGDDLYQYGGLEFPHINYKRYNTRPYRYFYGCGFKHLFGDSLLKMDLNDRTLKVWYQKGLFPSEPVFVPSPNAVEEDDGVILSVVLCPSQDKATFLLVLNAKTFEELGRANVPVNMPYGFHGVFNASVQ, encoded by the exons AAGATGCCCAAAATGAGGTGAAGAAAGGTGAGGAGGACAAAAAAGGTGAGGAGAAGAAGGGTGAGAAGAAGAAAGGTGAGGAAAAGAAAGTTGAGGAGAAGAAAGCTGAGGTGAAGAAGGGTGAGGAGAAGAAGGGTAAGGAGGAGAAGGGTGAGGAAAAGAAAGTTGAGGAGAAGAAAGCTGAGGAGAAGAAGGGTGAGGAGAAGAAGGTTGAGGAGAAGAAGGGTGAGAAGAAGAAGGGTGAGAAGAAGAAAGGTGAGGGAAAGAAA GGTGAGAAGAAGAAGGGTGAGAAGAAGAAAGGTGAGGAGAAGAAAG GTAACACGACAGAATTGAAAGGTTTGGAGAGCCTCGCTCCCCTGGTCCGCTCTGTCGAGGAGACCCCCGATGCGATCCATGCTGAGGTACAAGGGACCATTCCCCACTGGATCAATGGCAGCCTGCTCCGAAACGGCCCGGCAAAGTTTGAGTTTGGAGACACTTC CTTCAACCACTGGTTTGATGGGATGGCCATGCTCCACAAATTCAAGATGGAGAAAGGCCAGGTGACATACACCAGTCGCTTCCTGCGCAGCGAAGCCTACAAGAAGAATAGCGAGCGGGACCGTATCATGGTGTCAGAATTTGGTACCGTGGCGATGCCCGACCCTTGTCAAAACATCTTCCAGCGATTCTTCTCTCGCTTTGAGATGATAA AGCCCACAGACAACGCAAATGTCAACTTTATGAAATACAAAGGAGACTACTATGTCAGCACAGAGACCAACCTGATCCACAAGGTGAACCCAGAGAACCTGGAAACACTCCAACAG GTAGATTGGAGCACGTTTGTTGCCGTTAATGGAGCGACGGCCCACCCTCACTACGACCCTGATGGCACCTGCTTCAATATGGGCAACTCCTATGAGGGCAAAG GAACCACGTACAACATCATCCGCGTACCTCCTGGGAAGTCGAACGACTACGACACCCTGCAAGGTGCCAGCATTCTCTGTTCCATCGCGCCTTCGAACAAGTCCCACCCCTCCTACTACCACAGCTTTG CCATGTCGGAGAACTACGTGGTGTTCATTGAGCAGCCGATTAAAATAGACCTGGTGAAGATAGTCACATGTAAGTTGCGGGGAAAAGCGTTCAGCGACGCTGTTTACTGGGACCCCAAGCAAGACACCATCCTGCATCTTATCGACAAGAAAACGGGAGAG GCCAGCCCAGTGAAGTACTACGCCAAAGCTTTCTCCAACTTCCATCAAATCAACGCCTTTGAAGAGTCCGGATTCTTGATTTTGGACCTCTGTTGCGCTGACGACGGCAAAGCCCTTGACATTTACACCCTTCAAAATTTACGCAAGTCGGGAGAAGCACTGGATAAG CTGTACAACAACATGAGCAAGGTTTTCCCTCGCCGCTTTGTTTTGCCCCTCCAAGTGAGCGATGACACGCCGATCGATAAAAACCTGAACACTCGGCCTTCCAGTAAAGCAACATGTGTCAAAAAGAGCAAGACAAGG GTGTTCTGCCAATCCGAGGATCTCCATGGCGATGACCTCTACCAATACGGTGGCCTGGAATTCCCTCACATCAACTACAAGCGATACAACACGAGGCCTTATCGGTATTTCTACGGCTGTGGTTTCAAACACTTGTTTGGAGACTCGCTTCTCAAGATGGACCTCAACGACAGGACGCTGAAG GTGTGGTACCAGAAGGGCCTCTTTCCATCGGAGCCGGTTTTTGTGCCCTCACCAAACGCCGTGGAGGAGGATGATGGCGTCATCCTCTCCGTGGTTCTGTGCCCTTCGCAG GATAAAGCCACATTCCTCCTGGTTTTGAACGCCAAGACGTTTGAGGAGTTGGGAAGAGCCAACGTGCCCGTCAACATGCCCTACGGCTTCCACGGTGTCTTCAACGCATCTGTTCAATGA
- the LOC127588052 gene encoding carotenoid-cleaving dioxygenase, mitochondrial-like isoform X30, with protein MAPVSKAEDAQNEVKKGEEDKKGEEKKGEKKKGEEKKVEEKKAEVKKGEEKKGKEEKGEEKKVEEKKAEEKKGEEKKGEKKKGEKKKGEEKKGNTTELKGLESLAPLVRSVEETPDAIHAEVQGTIPHWINGSLLRNGPAKFEFGDTSFNHWFDGMAMLHKFKMEKGQVTYTSRFLRSEAYKKNSERDRIMVSEFGTVAMPDPCQNIFQRFFSRFEMIKPTDNANVNFMKYKGDYYVSTETNLIHKVNPENLETLQQVDWSTFVAVNGATAHPHYDPDGTCFNMGNSYEGKGTTYNIIRVPPGKSNDYDTLQGASILCSIAPSNKSHPSYYHSFAMSENYVVFIEQPIKIDLVKIVTCKLRGKAFSDAVYWDPKQDTILHLIDKKTGEASPVKYYAKAFSNFHQINAFEESGFLILDLCCADDGKALDIYTLQNLRKSGEALDKLYNNMSKVFPRRFVLPLQVSDDTPIDKNLNTRPSSKATCVKKSKTRVFCQSEDLHGDDLYQYGGLEFPHINYKRYNTRPYRYFYGCGFKHLFGDSLLKMDLNDRTLKVWYQKGLFPSEPVFVPSPNAVEEDDGVILSVVLCPSQDKATFLLVLNAKTFEELGRANVPVNMPYGFHGVFNASVQ; from the exons AAGATGCCCAAAATGAGGTGAAGAAAGGTGAGGAGGACAAAAAAGGTGAGGAGAAGAAGGGTGAGAAGAAGAAAGGTGAGGAAAAGAAAGTTGAGGAGAAGAAAGCTGAGGTGAAGAAGGGTGAGGAGAAGAAGGGTAAGGAGGAGAAGGGTGAGGAAAAGAAAGTTGAGGAGAAGAAAGCTGAGGAGAAGAAGGGTGAGGAGAAGAAG GGTGAGAAGAAGAAGGGTGAGAAGAAGAAAGGTGAGGAGAAGAAAG GTAACACGACAGAATTGAAAGGTTTGGAGAGCCTCGCTCCCCTGGTCCGCTCTGTCGAGGAGACCCCCGATGCGATCCATGCTGAGGTACAAGGGACCATTCCCCACTGGATCAATGGCAGCCTGCTCCGAAACGGCCCGGCAAAGTTTGAGTTTGGAGACACTTC CTTCAACCACTGGTTTGATGGGATGGCCATGCTCCACAAATTCAAGATGGAGAAAGGCCAGGTGACATACACCAGTCGCTTCCTGCGCAGCGAAGCCTACAAGAAGAATAGCGAGCGGGACCGTATCATGGTGTCAGAATTTGGTACCGTGGCGATGCCCGACCCTTGTCAAAACATCTTCCAGCGATTCTTCTCTCGCTTTGAGATGATAA AGCCCACAGACAACGCAAATGTCAACTTTATGAAATACAAAGGAGACTACTATGTCAGCACAGAGACCAACCTGATCCACAAGGTGAACCCAGAGAACCTGGAAACACTCCAACAG GTAGATTGGAGCACGTTTGTTGCCGTTAATGGAGCGACGGCCCACCCTCACTACGACCCTGATGGCACCTGCTTCAATATGGGCAACTCCTATGAGGGCAAAG GAACCACGTACAACATCATCCGCGTACCTCCTGGGAAGTCGAACGACTACGACACCCTGCAAGGTGCCAGCATTCTCTGTTCCATCGCGCCTTCGAACAAGTCCCACCCCTCCTACTACCACAGCTTTG CCATGTCGGAGAACTACGTGGTGTTCATTGAGCAGCCGATTAAAATAGACCTGGTGAAGATAGTCACATGTAAGTTGCGGGGAAAAGCGTTCAGCGACGCTGTTTACTGGGACCCCAAGCAAGACACCATCCTGCATCTTATCGACAAGAAAACGGGAGAG GCCAGCCCAGTGAAGTACTACGCCAAAGCTTTCTCCAACTTCCATCAAATCAACGCCTTTGAAGAGTCCGGATTCTTGATTTTGGACCTCTGTTGCGCTGACGACGGCAAAGCCCTTGACATTTACACCCTTCAAAATTTACGCAAGTCGGGAGAAGCACTGGATAAG CTGTACAACAACATGAGCAAGGTTTTCCCTCGCCGCTTTGTTTTGCCCCTCCAAGTGAGCGATGACACGCCGATCGATAAAAACCTGAACACTCGGCCTTCCAGTAAAGCAACATGTGTCAAAAAGAGCAAGACAAGG GTGTTCTGCCAATCCGAGGATCTCCATGGCGATGACCTCTACCAATACGGTGGCCTGGAATTCCCTCACATCAACTACAAGCGATACAACACGAGGCCTTATCGGTATTTCTACGGCTGTGGTTTCAAACACTTGTTTGGAGACTCGCTTCTCAAGATGGACCTCAACGACAGGACGCTGAAG GTGTGGTACCAGAAGGGCCTCTTTCCATCGGAGCCGGTTTTTGTGCCCTCACCAAACGCCGTGGAGGAGGATGATGGCGTCATCCTCTCCGTGGTTCTGTGCCCTTCGCAG GATAAAGCCACATTCCTCCTGGTTTTGAACGCCAAGACGTTTGAGGAGTTGGGAAGAGCCAACGTGCCCGTCAACATGCCCTACGGCTTCCACGGTGTCTTCAACGCATCTGTTCAATGA